From Malaya genurostris strain Urasoe2022 chromosome 2, Malgen_1.1, whole genome shotgun sequence:
atttacggtccgtatcgcctaaataaagttttaaaacatttgttcacgattgaatacggttcgtttttgatatttattaaataaaagtgactagttgcaaagtgtgaagatgattgttttagatgtgctcttcgatttttgtttaagcttgtttgtaaacagtaccgctgaactgtcaaggatgaatacttgttcatttgtgtcgtcacgataaaaaacctaatcacgttctacacgctctttgaacataactcaaggtttgagttgcgactactcaaattcataaattgGAAGAAtatgtcaaaaattgagtatggatttgagtaaaattaaCTCAGgacatgagttctctcgcatttattcatacattagagtaagcgtttagttttcaaacatttgagtgaaaaaaatgctTGCAGTTCATTGCGATTTCATTATCGGAATATTCTAATTGAATTTAGAAATGCAAGAATACgccgtttttcattgccgtttctagatccggtttttgaAACAAGAAATCATCAATCATAGTTGTTTTCAATAGAAttctgtggtttcaattatgctaagtgagacgtccaacataaggatatcaaaattattcaattttaacTCCAAACCGGTCAAAAGGAAATAGTTTTGAATCTCTTTTTTGTTTTCCCatttaaaagaaagaagaatgacTTTAACTAGAAATCCATGTATATAAACATTACCGAAGAATTTTGAGTGCaacgaactcaaattttgaggtgAGCTAACTCAAATTTTTAAGAAATATGtcattcttattttgagtaaaaatactCAAATGTTGAAAGCTTCGTCCCTTAACAcagaaatgagtagataggtgataAATCAagcttagagtacgtgcactttttatgaacttgagtgatgtgttactcaattttgagttatgttcaataggGATGTACGTGGAATATATGATGTCGCAAGTACCGCGCTTAATTCATGTAGTGATGCACTAGTATGTGCACTAGTAGCGACGTTTTGGATTGGCCAATGAACGTGATAAAAACAATTATCGCTAATTGCCTTTTTCAGACCTCATCTGCAGCGACAATAGCAAAATTGTCATTGCGTCGATTCAACTCGCTCGAGACCACAGTTcaggaaaatatattttcaaattgatcgttgacaattttttttgtaaccaGAATAATTATGCAATGATACTTCTATCTTTATTCGATACATTAtcgatttttataataaaaataaactattatataaaccttttttcaatccatttgatggtgtaatgatgcctcttctacagggtgattttttaagagcttgagaacttttttaaacaataaaacgcataaaatttgcaaaatctcatcggttctttattttaaacgttagattggtacatgacatttactttttgaagataatttcatttaaatgttgaccgcggctgcgtcttaggtggtccattcggaaagtccgcttttttatcgacaaattttgttcagcgatgaggctcatttctggttgaatggctacgtaaataagcaaaattgccgcatttggagtgaagagcaaccagaagccgttcaagaactgcccatgcatcccgaaaaatgcactgtttggtgtggtttgtacgctggtggaatcattggaccgtattttttcaaagatgctgttggacgcaacgttacagtgaatggcgatcgctatcgttcgatgctaacaaactttttgttgccaaaaatggaagaactgaacttggttgacatgtggtttcaacaagatggcgctacatgccacacagctcgcgattctatggccattttgagggaaaacttcggagaacaattcatctcaagaaatggaccggtaagttggccaccaagatcatgcgatttgacgcctttagactattttttgtggggctacgtcaagtctaaagtctacagaaataagccagtaactattccagctttggaagacaacatttccgaagaaattcgggctattccggccgaaatgctcgaaaaagttgcccaaaattggactttccgaatggaccacctaagacgcagccgcggtcaacatttaaatgaaattatcttcaaaaagtaaatgtcatgtaccaatctaacgtttaaaataaagaaccgatgagattttgcaaattttatgcgttttattgtttaaaaaagttctcaagctcttaaaaaatcaccctatatatcacttatattttcaataatatcaCTGGAAGATACATTggtcaagatatttttttcaatcttgaataaaaaaagaaactttctttgaggtgaactaacataatcttttcactttgtaaacagttatgacaacaagttaataagaatttttctttattttgcatcgtcgcactaaatgattaaacacgctttaccctatagttctggaaccggaaatcagacccggtgagttagtgaaaatcgattcagcaattcattcattcaaattcatagaaaattgagcgacatgatttgtcacatacacacatacacacaggcatcttgtgatcttgacgaactgagtcgaatggttaaTGAAACTCAGCCCTCGGCGATATCAAAAAGCTTTCAATTACAGTACAACATACAGCGAAGGGATTAAAACAATTGTCTAACTGGTGGAAGAGATGATAGGTAAAATTTTGCGCATTTGCATATTACAATTGTTAAAATTCAAGtcttaaattttgtaaatatgaCGAGAAAAAGCCCAATGCAATTTTGAATGTGTGTAAATTGGACGTTTTCTATAGAAACttaataaatctgtataaaatcaacAAAACTGCAAAGTCTGTTTACAATCTTCAAACCTGGTATCTGGGGTTCTGCcactcattatttcgctattagGCTTTATGACAGTTCATTTACAACCACAACTAAAAATGAGATTAGTTTGGTTTCACCAGGAAATGCCAATATCaaatacgattcagacgattgaTCAACATCGGTCGACGTCAAGCTTAATTTAAGAATTTCTTTAGCCGGATATTATTCACGTACCGGAtgtcaaaatgttccgtgacGATGACGTTGTGTGTCTCCATAAGAATTGCTTACAAATTATGTTGTCGTTCCATAACCGTTCCAAGCCGGTGATAGTTGGatgaactcgtcactctccaacaCGAACGTATTCATAAAAGGTTGTACCTTATCCGTACTCTAGTGTAGGAGcattgtttcaaattctagtagtgaagaaggggaatgcttgcacaattctcacaatcgatcaactaaccgCCTTTTTCCGGGAATAGAAACCTCAATTCTACGGCGATCCTGTCGCATCCCGCTGAGAAATGGGGCCATTCATCGGACCAactgttgaacgtttttttcttatCGGGCTCCGTCGCATGCTCAGCCCCGCTGAAAACCGCAATAATGTTGCAAACGTCGTTAGACATTCTTGTGATACATTTAAGCCTCTACTGTAGAAAAACGTCGCGTCACTGTTGTCCAGCGTTGCcagcttattttttcaaaaaatctgtcaaaattcaaaaatttatctggatttgtctgggtctaggtactatatacaaggaaatttttgccgggcttcattttcagtaagcaaaaaaatagaaaaaaaggtctccccacCTAGAGTAGTATAGAGGCCAAACCCGTAGAGATCtagcgagatctgacaaaatctgggaaaatttggaaaatctggcaaaatatCTGATTAGTTTTAGTGTCTGGCgaaacgagaaaaatctggtgtttgccagacaaatctggcaacctggcaacgctgctgtTGTCAGTGACCAGTGTTACTTTTGTCTGTCACTTATTAAGCTCAAACGAATGTTTTGTAGTGTAATCAGTTCAAACGATGTGAAATGTTGTGttatgaaaacaaataatattGCTAACTCAGCGTTGTGAACTAGCttaagaaaattgattttcttgtTTCATTTTATGCTCGTTTTGTTAGACAACAATTGAACTAATACATTCCCAGTATGACATGGCTCTCGAATTGAGCATATTGACGCTAAATATATGGTGAGTGAaatcaatagttttttttatcacctCGGTATGTTACCAAAATTGTTTTACAGGGGCATTCCATATATATCTAAGGACCGCAGTGTTCGGGTTGTTGCGATTGGAGATGTATTGGCCAGTGGAAATTACGACATCGTTTCCCTGCAGGAAGTTTGGTCTGATAGTGACTATCAGTATTTGAAAAACCGTGTTGAAGGAGTGCTTCCATTTGCACATTACTTCTACAGgtatattaaaattgatttttgttttgaactATACAAATGCTTTTATTTGATTAAATATATCGTGCATTCGGTTGTTTTAGTGGCGTAGTCGGTTCCGGCCTGGCTGTGTTTTCCAAGTACCCCATCATTTCTGCATTCTTTCATGCGTGGTCGGTCAACGGGTATGTGCATCGTATTCAGCATGGTGACTGGTTTGGTGGAAAAGGCGTAGGATTAGCCAAGATCTCCGTGAATGGGGAACTAGTACACGTGTATGCTGCTCATGTAAGTATCGATCGATAGAGTCTGAtggtttacaaaaaaaagtatttagAAAACTAATGAAACGCAGTATGTTATTGGGAATAAAGCGAATAATATGGCGTCATCAAAAAACgcaaattgaaaaataattttcctATGCTTGCACTAACGATTCTGTTATGAATTTTTCAGCTTCACGCCGAATATGACCGAAACTTCGACGATTACATGTCACATCGAGTCATACAGGCTTACGATACTGCTCAATTCATTGAAAGTACACGAGGTAGCGCTGTTGTTCAGATTCTTGCCGGTGATTTGAACACTGAGCCGGGCGATTTGGCGTACCGGATTATTCGTACCAACACAAAGCTTACTGATTCCTACGATCGTACCATGTACACCAATGGCGAGCTGGGTACGAACGAGATCGCGCAGAATACTTACACCGATCCGGAGCTTGCCAAGAAGAGTCCTCAAGGTAAAAGAATCGATTATATCATGTATCGATTTGCAAATCATTACGAGGGTCATCAGTTGGAGCATCGTCTTCCACTACCGAACAGAATTCCAGGTAGAGACATAAGTTATTCGGACCACGAGGCAGTTTACGCCAAAATAATACTGAAAAAAGCAACGACTCAAACGGGTGGAGAAAGTGGAGAACCGACACAGAGCCAAAATAATGACCAGGAAACCGTCCTAGCTCTTAAGGAAAGTATTGTCATATGCAACGAAAGTTTGAAGAAACTGGAATCTGACAAGCGGAATTACATATTGATGGCAGTCGGAGTAGCTATCGTTTTGCTCAGCATGCTCGAATTAGATGCCCCTTACGGACTTAAAATGGCCTttttgctgttgaattttttaCTCTGTGGTGTGatactttttttcgtttttatggCCACCATTTGGAACATCATGGAAAAGCATAGTACCCTAGCCGGGAAGCTGTCGATGGAAATTGCACTCAATGTGTTCAAAGGTGTCGATGGCGTTGGTGAACTTGGTTGAAATATCAGATTTGCTCACCAGAAAtgtgatttttgaaattcgttgatCTGTAGGTTGTAAGACAATCGATCTTAAAGTTGAAATGATGACTGTTTATGGTCAGTAATTATGTTTAGGTGGTTTAGGGAAATTTTAAGTTGAAAGTTATGCATTATGTACAAATGCGTAAATTGTGCAGTACAACTATTTGAACGTATCATGTCTCTATACTCGTATTCGAATTCAAATTGTTACGAAATACATTACTAACACTACATTGACGTTATTATCACATTGAACCAAAAAGAAATTCATAGATTGGATGCACGTTTCGTTTTAATGTTGAAGATCGATATCAAGGCCCAATAAAATTATAAGTTTCAACAAAGTTAACAAACTGTCATTTTACCTGCTTTGTATTGCATGCTAAGCGATTATTGCAGTACGAGGGGCGTTCAAGTGCAAGCCTCAACCTTGCTAACCGCTTTGCACTCGCACTTATTCATCGCAGCGCTGTGGACTTAGCTTCCATCACATGTTGATGTGAGCTTGAACTTGACTCATCAGCTCATCGATCAGAAAATCGTTGGTTGTGATAGAGATGCTTTATATATGAATGTAATTATTTGTTTTCCATTCGAAACGAAAATTGCGTTTTACATTTATACTTTGCGCAAATCATAATAAGAGTATTTGCAAGCTGTCAGTGTATTTGTGTTCGCTCAGTTATAGAGTAACCGAGGTATATTATCCCATATTTGAAAGTACTttgtaaaaattattattaattaaataTGAGAAAATTAAACACTGGTTCTGgcaattattattaattaaataTGAGAAAATTCAATACTGGttcgcactgaaactgcgaaacagTCAGCTTCCTCTAGAGACAACGAAAATCGTTCAGCGACTAGGTGACTACAACTAGTCAACCGTGGACTTCTGTTTCAATTTTTATGTTTCTGTACAGTAAAGAAAATGGACCGTTTTATCTACCACTTCGTAGAGTTCCTTTTCTAATAATCTCAATTTCACCAATCATAATGTATATTTAAACCATTTATTACAGTAAAATCAACAATCTTTGTTGAATACATTAGCTTAACCAATAGGATACAAATTGTTtcatttgtttcgaaatttcgCATCGCCATAACGGACGTGTTAAAGATTTTCACCGTATTTGTTTAGTGATATTGGGCCGAAGCAAACATATTGGCTTTCGCAATCTGTTCAACTCATGAGATGGCTATAGGTACAGTTACCCTTTATCACATTTCTACAGGGTGCGCACAACATTTGAgcacaaaatgattttgaaattcattagcattagcagtttatgttgagctgctaacgctacctaacggttcaatataaactgctaaACATACATAAAGTTAATGTATAGTCATGTGCTATTAGCACAAACTGGtaccctgcggaacccaaaccCCTAAATGGCTGAGGAAAATTCTTGTTGGCGACGAAAACAGGCTGAATGGTGTTCTGGGGATGTTCATTGGTCGCCCGTTCAATTACGCCACATACATAATAATCAAGGAGAATACAGTCAAGCGAACTAGGTTATCacatcagttttaaaaatgttaataCACTCGGAAGCCTCGGTTGGAAGAAATATGGTAGAACAACATGCATTCTGTTGGTTACACTTCCTAAAATTTTGACAGTGATTTTCATATGATTGCCACATTGTTTTccatatagatttcaattggaaaacggttgaccgaatcaagtgtgTAGCACATACTGTAGTAGCTGTAGTCATACTGGTCGTCAAattgtgagataactaagtcctcactagttcctatctcatgcctccccgagcgccTATGATTACATTTGGTCAACAGAACGGCGTcaatgggtgctatcgccttctgcgttagtagcagaatgagagggtgcgaaatggcttgtagtttgaagcccatcctaaagtgcaatatttatcatagtatattgcaacatgtggttctgttgtgtgttgcattatttgttatatattgaattgaattatattacattgtattatatattgctgttattattattaatattattattattattattattattataattattattattattattattattattattattattactattattataattaatattattattaaaaaggagatattatattgtatcatactgTATTgctttatattatgttatattatattatattatgttatactgTGTtggattatattgtattctattcagAGATGccgcaggtaaaaatttcaaatgtctgcaaacagggttgtctgtatatccgaaatgaaatctgcagtcagcaagtatgtctcttgctggcagcaattacTCTATAAAgcaaaagtttgtaaattttgacgaaagtctgcgaaaaactcgattttcaaaagtctgcaaaagtctgcacatcaaaaaatgtctgcagcactatgtgcGAAATCTGcatatttacaaacaaatctgcagatctggcatcgctgattCTATTATATAGTGTTATGTTTAttgaattatataatattacTAGCTGAcaagtcgaacttcgtctctcccaaaaattatttgttcgaatttatgttttcggacagcagaattgtcaaacgactaagtagttaacgtttatctccattatttttctgattacttatcctacaatcaacggaattcgacacacattcgctttagctcaaaaaagcaatatcaccaaaaattaatgtgaaaatgtgaattatttttctgattacttatcctgttaagaaaaaattgagcaaatgcacagattgtcatccaattatttgagtcaataaagaatctctctctaatggcttcgacataatggatataaggtgccacgcTTTCTCTtgcagatgtgattcttgctttcggtaatggttaaaaaagctcactaaccagaattttgtattgataaacttaacatatacatacaaagcatacaaaccattctgaacagtccgttttaaggaattactcatacttgaatggTCAGTTCCTTGTAAagtttttaagcagcgagaaagttttctcagaacttgttctgtatattcaagttgccaaaaagtgtcaCGCGTACTTTAGGGCTCTAATATAGTGGATATTGTTCAGGTACCAGGCCCGTAcgcagaggggggggggggggtttaggggttTTAACAACTACATCCACACCCCTTCCCCACCCCCTCTCCACCAAATGGAAGATTCTTCAACATtaggttccatgaacaatagagtacctattatataaaagtgcaaataacttgacttttcCTTCAAATTTGTGTGCCTTCCCCACCCTTGAATCCAATTGTAatatccaattaagcacgtgactcgaaatgacaaataacatgaatcaagtatgcatgtgaaatctccacacaaaacgttgcgcgccaaacgattttttctacgatctagttagagtgcctatagtcactctagatctagtattcttttcttcgacgaccaaacacttatgcaactcgttgcgtgcCAAACATCagtcgtagatctagcaatcattgacgactttttcaacggaaaattccattgtccatacaaaacaactttatggatttttcccacttttctgcaaattttcctaatttttttatgtacgaacccggtgggggtaaaaactaatcaaacaaaaatgattCATGTAAattcgtccatccgttcttaagtgatgcgattacaaagagtgatctctgcatttatatatatatatatatatatatatatatatatatatatatatatatatatatatatatatatatatatatatatatatatatatatatatatatatatatatatatatatatatatataatatattatattatattatattatacactgaggtcttttttatgcgaattttttttgcgaagtttcagagttatgcggttttttatgcgaattttcagagttatgcggatttttttatgcggtacgtaaactcgcataaaaaaagacttcagtgtattatgctcaagtatatcgacaacggggaggagcagggagtgcatcaggataTCTTACAAgtaaatgactggatgatggagtggattgccaacctgagtcacgtgggggaagctttctgtttctccctgaaggcctgtaatgagtaagacgcacccttcttacaaacaaaccatcaggcgagtTTAAgttggtacagcgaaattctttattatatggccggatgttcttgctggaaggcgccgggccCTCAAAATCcagtttggccttcttaacagcaattatatgaaagctatatgATAATCAtcttcggatctactgtaagtctacactggtaatgccttgaactgatggtggcttcacacatacatatatacatatgtgCTGTAGTCatactagaaaatgaagtgtttaacacatcaagttcgattcaatagcaaaacacatcacatccaaaggaaaaacacatcaaatctAAGTGAAGAATAATCTAATCTTGCTTCTTAGAGATTTTGCACATacaatcttaaaacaaatcgctttgatcATTGAAATGTAAAAGCATATCTAATTgctatttacatatgaatcaATCGTGCAATTGAATTTTTATCAATATACCTGCTGTAAAATCCATATATTCGACAGCATTGGGAGTCGAAACTGGTTCGGGTCGCCATTAGAAAAGTGaattttttgcatgtatttgaatgaatttcaaACATTTCAAAGTATCGATTTGAGCAATTGATTTTTATGTAGAGTTGAACTGAACATCTTTCTGTCATAATTATACTAACTTGTTCATCATTCATTGCCAACACTCGGAGAAGTTTACAAATAATCGGTAAATAAAAGAGCATCGTGAACTATTACTATTCTTCGGTAAATTTCACTGAAACCCGTGAAATGAAGGGAgcacataaattaaaaaattactaacaaaatattttcgtcCAACAAGTAACTTATTGATTATTACGAGGAGATTAAGAACTTACTATTCAATAatgacaaattaaaaaatataaacaataaAAAACTTGCTTACCATCAGGAAATTACAGGAATTATGATTCTCACCGAAAAAGACAGTAATGTTAACTGAAGTTTGTCATTATAAttaaaagtaaaataaaaacgaTTGTTCCGTAATATTTGTATAGGATTTACCGAAATccgttagttttttgacagacgACTGTGAATTGGGTCGATTTTACAGTTCTTCtagtgaaaataatgttttacaATTCATAACCAAAAAAATAATTACTGAACGTCAAAAGAGAAATTTGGTGTGTAATAATCTACATAATCCagctatcaggaatcagaacaaattggctcaaatggcacgttcccattgatacttggagatttgtgccttgccatcaatttgtttttagcatcattttcccgatatatgagAGGGAAagaattgaatggaaatggtaaggtttggactaggatggggaaaattgacgacacaaaaacacaaaaaagcagaagtaagttctgcacccctaagggatgctgaacaatatgctggggatcacatttagtggaagcagaagtttattctgaacagtctgctgtaaaacctatttaggtttgttactatgctttctgatgaacgatgcacagttgataaaacctccaaccaccgagaggatTTGGAgaatttacaaaagcgacaccattctgcactcccggaagaatgcagaacgattcgcagtatgtacgagcagaagtaaattcggtaccccataaaggatgccaaacaatctgctaaaccctatttaaggtgaatacagaaaggatttatTCACTACAAGAAGAacaatgaacccttctgactatagctccttatcacattgggtgagaaacgagagaatatccttttgttggcatgtttggatgcagcccaagaacgaatcttgtgctttatccaactagttgaaagtggtaaagctggttccggaccaacgaaatcattcgttgcactagctctagccaactcatcattgCCGATTGTataccacacagaatcgcgtagatttctgcttcgaacacagtacagtatttaacaagtgaatgagactgctctagcctcatttcacgacagtagacaccagtaccagcacgaccattcaacagagaaccgtccgtataacaaactatgtgttcatcaagttgtcgttccagacaaccagacaaccattcctcacgaagaggatagctcacattgaatgttttggaagGAAAACTgaatgtgagagttaggtcactagg
This genomic window contains:
- the LOC131431329 gene encoding putative neutral sphingomyelinase, whose amino-acid sequence is MALELSILTLNIWGIPYISKDRSVRVVAIGDVLASGNYDIVSLQEVWSDSDYQYLKNRVEGVLPFAHYFYSGVVGSGLAVFSKYPIISAFFHAWSVNGYVHRIQHGDWFGGKGVGLAKISVNGELVHVYAAHLHAEYDRNFDDYMSHRVIQAYDTAQFIESTRGSAVVQILAGDLNTEPGDLAYRIIRTNTKLTDSYDRTMYTNGELGTNEIAQNTYTDPELAKKSPQGKRIDYIMYRFANHYEGHQLEHRLPLPNRIPGRDISYSDHEAVYAKIILKKATTQTGGESGEPTQSQNNDQETVLALKESIVICNESLKKLESDKRNYILMAVGVAIVLLSMLELDAPYGLKMAFLLLNFLLCGVILFFVFMATIWNIMEKHSTLAGKLSMEIALNVFKGVDGVGELG